In Corynebacterium afermentans subsp. afermentans, a genomic segment contains:
- a CDS encoding DUF732 domain-containing protein yields MRKVAFCFATAAAAVAVAACGGATVDSDDVTDTPTVASEAETESETETTETAETTETSETSEAPSSSAVVSSQSKRVDDQPAREVTDVPQQASAFSPQEEAYLATLRESGVNVDGIEDQLTATGATVCADNLITRDAVAGQLVEQRRTDMDAAGVAALISDTARANLCS; encoded by the coding sequence GTGCGCAAGGTTGCATTCTGCTTTGCGACGGCCGCTGCCGCCGTCGCCGTGGCCGCCTGCGGGGGCGCCACCGTGGACTCGGACGACGTGACCGACACTCCGACGGTGGCCTCCGAGGCTGAAACTGAATCCGAGACGGAAACTACGGAAACTGCAGAAACGACGGAAACGTCGGAAACGTCGGAGGCTCCGTCGTCGTCGGCTGTGGTGTCGTCGCAAAGCAAACGCGTCGATGATCAGCCGGCCCGCGAGGTGACCGACGTGCCGCAGCAAGCCAGCGCTTTCTCCCCGCAGGAAGAGGCATACCTGGCCACCTTAAGGGAAAGCGGAGTCAACGTCGACGGGATTGAAGACCAGCTCACAGCTACCGGCGCTACGGTGTGCGCTGACAACCTGATCACCCGCGACGCGGTGGCAGGCCAGCTTGTGGAGCAACGCCGCACCGACATGGACGCGGCGGGCGTGGCGGCGCTGATCAGCGACACCGCTCGCGCCAACCTCTGCTCCTAG
- a CDS encoding cutinase family protein — MRTSRNVFVVAAVIVVLSLIGLGIYQWRSGETGLPSADGPLATSEAPASPSETQAAEPDWCPAVEFVSVPGTWESAADDDPFAPAANPASFMLSITQPLQQMYDINHVRVFTVPYTAQFKNIQTAHGRAEMTYDDSRAEGTAKLSGELRFVAETCPSTKFIIAGFSQGAVIVGDVASKIGNSEGPIDPERLLGAVMIADGRRENGVGVNPGAEVAGVGAEIVMQPLQALVDRVTPGATMTGPRPGGFGLVEDRAFEICAPDDTVCDAPKGVGNAIDRAHALIAANGNHAMYATNPAVIPGTTVPEWTVGWVQNVVESL, encoded by the coding sequence ATGCGCACATCGCGCAACGTATTTGTCGTCGCCGCAGTGATTGTGGTGCTGTCTTTAATCGGACTCGGGATCTACCAGTGGCGCTCCGGCGAGACCGGGCTGCCGTCGGCGGACGGCCCGCTGGCAACGTCCGAGGCTCCTGCCTCCCCGTCAGAGACGCAAGCGGCGGAGCCGGACTGGTGCCCCGCGGTCGAGTTCGTCTCCGTGCCCGGCACCTGGGAGTCCGCGGCGGACGATGACCCGTTTGCCCCGGCAGCGAACCCGGCGAGCTTCATGCTCTCGATCACCCAGCCGCTGCAGCAGATGTACGACATCAACCACGTGCGCGTGTTCACGGTGCCGTACACCGCGCAGTTCAAGAACATCCAGACGGCGCACGGCCGTGCCGAGATGACGTACGACGACTCGCGTGCCGAAGGTACCGCGAAGCTTTCCGGCGAGCTGCGGTTTGTGGCGGAAACATGCCCGTCGACGAAGTTCATCATCGCCGGGTTCTCCCAGGGCGCGGTGATCGTGGGCGACGTGGCGTCGAAGATCGGCAATAGCGAAGGGCCGATCGACCCGGAGCGGCTGCTGGGCGCGGTGATGATTGCGGACGGCCGGCGCGAAAACGGCGTGGGCGTCAACCCCGGCGCCGAGGTCGCAGGCGTGGGCGCGGAGATTGTCATGCAGCCGCTGCAGGCGCTGGTGGACCGGGTCACCCCGGGCGCGACCATGACCGGCCCGCGCCCCGGCGGCTTCGGCTTGGTGGAGGACCGCGCGTTTGAGATCTGCGCGCCAGACGACACCGTCTGCGACGCGCCGAAGGGCGTGGGCAACGCCATCGACCGGGCTCACGCGCTCATCGCGGCGAACGGCAATCACGCCATGTACGCGACCAATCCGGCCGTCATTCCCGGGACCACCGTGCCGGAATGGACTGTAGGTTGGGTGCAGAACGTGGTAGAAAGTTTGTAG
- the pks13 gene encoding polyketide synthase Pks13 (Pks13 is a key enzyme in mycolic acid biosynthesis.), which yields MNEHQLIQWLTSWVEGATGVDSVDPTTPLETYGLASRDAVILSGELEKKLGRRVDPTVAYQYPTITALAKALLAQRQDAPEVERREATSSHDIAIVGSAGRFPGAKNNDEFWQLLIDGRLATGPLPPLRWDEYLGDPVVRTKMAEENTDGGYMDGIASFDHEFFGISPLEAQNMDPQQRIMLEVAWEALEDAGLAPSELRGEPVGVFVGSSNNDYGMLIAADPNEAHPYALTGASSAVIPNRISYAFDFRGPSMNVDTACSSSLVSVHHAVRALRDGEADVALAGGVNILANPFASLAFSELGVISPTGRIHAFSDDADGIVRADAAGFVVLKRVEDAIRDGDNVLAVIKGSATNSDGHSNGLTAPNPEAQVDVLRRAYADAGVDPHEVDLVEAHGTGTILGDPIEAAALGEVLGRGREAAAPLLLGSAKSNIGHSESAAGVVALIKVLQALKHDTIPESINFSGPNHYVDFDAERIEVVQDPREWPRYSGRRVAGVSGFGFGGTNAHVVVADFDPADYDFKAAETEAAFEGVSVAALPVSGLLPSRRKEAAGVLADFLECRADADLIPVARSLAKRNHGRSAAVVQATGVEEAVRRLRQVADGKIGPGIAAADAPTPMGPVFVYSGFGSQHRKMAKELITRSPLFARRMRELDEMVKFQAGWSMLEIIENDELTYDTENGQVTITAIQIAQTDLLAAAGITPAATMGMSMGEIAAAYGAGGLSAEECILVATARARLMGEGEAMIAGTEQEGAMAVVELSREELAEFVDKHEQAAGVEPAVYAGPGMTTVGGPGKAVDYVVAALEAEEKFARKLNVRGAGHTSALDPIMGDLAGEIAGLNARPLRVPLFSSVDRGEVYQPGQIVHDDEYFLRMTRQPVYFQDATEAAFNAGHTTLVEITPNPVALMGMMNTAFAVGKPDAQLLYTTKRKVDELESLLDLAAKLYVNGMGVDFGAFYGAGEVVQAPKTMFRQVDHWTPARPSSSRASLLGSRVRLPGGEVAFSTAADQIFSPYQLIESAAAEVSPNARVVATEEHGYLPADGEVTTIVASSLGGVSVKVYDGSALVAEGFASTIDRAPVQGVMEHPRDDEPSADADTADTADTADTDDAVRWDPNSGESVEDRLRDIVSESMGYDAADLPDELPLIDLGLDSLMGMRIKNRVENDFQIPPLQVQTLRDASVADVIRIVEDAVAGKSEEPQPLAYNDESRDPAAATEKTQGVGVAPRDASERMVFGAWAKYAGAAAAGVTSALPSISKEQAGEIAAHLTERSGIEVTADDVLGAETLEPLANLVREGLETPVDGNIRVFRDGTANPVFVFHPAGGSSSVYAPLARRLGDDVPVYGVERLEGSLEERAAEYVKDIERIADGRKVVLAGWSFGGALAYEVAHQLGNDKIDYIALLDTTQPSEPIPDTLEETKARWGRYAAFAKETYGLEFDVPYELLETAGEDALLQMLTEFLATTDASEHGLAAGVLEHQRASFVDNQILNHLDFSRWADVKVPVLLFRSERMHDGAIQLEPNYAHIDEDGGWGAIVDDLTIVHLPGDHLAVVDEPAVGIVGKHMNAWIEGKR from the coding sequence ATGAACGAGCATCAACTGATCCAGTGGCTCACCAGTTGGGTCGAGGGCGCCACCGGCGTCGACTCGGTGGACCCGACCACGCCGCTCGAAACCTACGGCCTCGCATCCCGCGATGCGGTGATCCTCTCCGGCGAGCTGGAAAAGAAGCTCGGCCGGCGGGTCGACCCCACCGTCGCCTACCAGTACCCGACCATCACGGCGCTGGCGAAGGCGCTCCTTGCGCAAAGGCAGGACGCGCCGGAGGTTGAACGTCGAGAAGCAACGAGCTCCCACGACATCGCGATCGTGGGCTCCGCGGGGCGCTTCCCAGGCGCGAAAAACAACGACGAGTTCTGGCAGCTGCTTATCGACGGCCGCTTAGCCACCGGCCCCCTCCCCCCGCTCCGCTGGGACGAATACCTGGGCGACCCTGTGGTGCGCACCAAGATGGCCGAGGAAAACACCGACGGCGGGTACATGGACGGCATCGCGTCCTTTGACCACGAGTTCTTCGGTATCTCCCCGCTCGAGGCGCAGAACATGGACCCGCAGCAGCGCATCATGCTCGAGGTGGCGTGGGAGGCGCTCGAGGACGCCGGCCTGGCGCCCAGCGAGCTGCGCGGCGAGCCGGTGGGCGTATTCGTGGGCTCATCCAACAACGACTACGGCATGCTCATCGCCGCCGACCCGAACGAGGCGCACCCCTACGCGTTGACGGGCGCGTCCTCGGCCGTGATCCCGAACCGCATCTCGTACGCGTTCGACTTCCGCGGTCCGTCGATGAACGTCGACACCGCTTGCTCGTCGTCGCTGGTGTCGGTGCACCACGCGGTGCGCGCACTTCGCGACGGCGAGGCCGACGTCGCCCTGGCCGGCGGCGTGAACATCCTGGCTAACCCGTTCGCGTCGCTGGCGTTTTCCGAGCTCGGCGTGATCTCGCCCACCGGGCGCATCCACGCGTTCTCCGACGACGCCGACGGCATCGTGCGTGCCGACGCCGCGGGCTTTGTCGTGCTCAAGCGCGTCGAGGACGCTATCCGCGACGGCGACAACGTGCTGGCCGTGATCAAGGGCTCGGCGACGAACTCCGACGGCCACTCCAACGGGCTCACCGCCCCGAACCCGGAGGCGCAGGTGGATGTGCTGCGCCGCGCCTACGCCGACGCCGGCGTGGACCCGCACGAGGTGGATCTGGTGGAGGCGCACGGCACCGGCACCATCTTGGGCGACCCGATCGAGGCCGCCGCGCTGGGCGAGGTGCTCGGCCGCGGGCGCGAGGCGGCCGCGCCGCTGCTGCTGGGCTCGGCAAAGTCCAACATCGGCCACTCCGAATCCGCCGCCGGCGTGGTGGCGCTGATCAAGGTGCTGCAGGCACTGAAGCACGACACGATCCCGGAGTCCATCAACTTCTCTGGCCCGAACCATTACGTGGACTTCGACGCCGAGCGCATCGAGGTCGTCCAGGACCCGCGCGAGTGGCCGCGCTACTCCGGCCGCCGCGTCGCCGGCGTTTCCGGCTTCGGCTTCGGCGGCACCAACGCACACGTGGTCGTGGCCGATTTCGACCCGGCCGATTACGACTTTAAAGCCGCGGAGACCGAGGCTGCGTTCGAGGGCGTTTCCGTGGCGGCGCTGCCGGTGTCGGGCCTGCTGCCGTCGCGTCGCAAGGAGGCCGCCGGCGTGCTCGCGGACTTCCTCGAATGCCGCGCGGACGCGGACCTGATCCCCGTCGCGCGCTCGCTGGCCAAGCGCAACCACGGCCGTTCCGCCGCCGTCGTGCAGGCGACTGGCGTCGAGGAAGCCGTGCGCCGACTGCGCCAGGTCGCCGACGGCAAGATCGGCCCCGGCATCGCCGCCGCAGACGCGCCCACCCCGATGGGCCCGGTCTTCGTCTACTCCGGCTTCGGATCCCAGCACCGCAAGATGGCCAAGGAGCTCATCACGCGCTCCCCGCTGTTCGCACGCCGCATGCGCGAGCTGGACGAGATGGTCAAATTCCAGGCCGGCTGGTCCATGCTCGAGATCATCGAAAACGACGAGCTGACCTACGACACCGAAAACGGCCAGGTCACCATCACCGCCATCCAGATCGCCCAGACCGACCTGCTCGCCGCCGCCGGCATCACCCCGGCCGCCACGATGGGCATGTCCATGGGCGAGATCGCCGCGGCCTACGGCGCCGGCGGCTTAAGTGCCGAGGAGTGCATCCTCGTCGCCACCGCGCGTGCCCGCTTGATGGGCGAGGGCGAGGCCATGATCGCCGGCACTGAGCAGGAAGGCGCCATGGCGGTGGTGGAGCTCTCCCGCGAGGAGTTGGCGGAGTTCGTCGATAAGCATGAGCAGGCGGCCGGTGTGGAGCCCGCCGTGTACGCGGGGCCCGGCATGACCACCGTCGGCGGGCCGGGCAAGGCCGTCGACTACGTAGTGGCCGCGCTTGAAGCCGAGGAGAAGTTCGCGCGCAAGCTCAACGTGCGCGGCGCCGGCCACACCAGCGCCCTCGACCCGATCATGGGCGACCTCGCCGGCGAAATCGCCGGCCTGAACGCGCGGCCTTTGCGCGTGCCGCTGTTTTCCTCCGTGGACCGCGGCGAGGTGTACCAGCCCGGCCAAATCGTCCACGACGATGAGTACTTCCTGCGCATGACCCGCCAGCCGGTGTACTTCCAGGACGCGACCGAAGCCGCGTTTAACGCCGGCCACACCACGCTCGTGGAAATCACCCCGAACCCGGTGGCGCTGATGGGCATGATGAACACCGCGTTCGCCGTCGGCAAGCCGGACGCGCAGCTGCTGTACACCACCAAGCGCAAGGTGGACGAGCTGGAATCACTGTTGGACCTCGCCGCGAAACTGTACGTGAACGGCATGGGCGTGGACTTCGGCGCGTTCTACGGCGCGGGTGAAGTGGTGCAGGCGCCGAAGACCATGTTCAGGCAGGTGGACCACTGGACGCCGGCGCGCCCGTCGTCCTCGCGCGCGTCGCTTTTGGGCTCGCGCGTGCGCCTACCGGGCGGCGAAGTGGCGTTTTCCACCGCCGCCGACCAAATCTTCAGCCCGTACCAACTCATCGAGTCCGCCGCCGCCGAGGTCTCGCCGAACGCACGCGTGGTGGCAACCGAGGAGCACGGCTACCTGCCCGCGGACGGCGAGGTGACCACCATCGTCGCCTCCTCGCTCGGCGGGGTGTCCGTCAAGGTGTACGACGGTTCCGCGCTGGTGGCAGAGGGCTTCGCTTCCACCATCGACCGCGCGCCGGTGCAGGGGGTCATGGAGCATCCGCGTGACGACGAACCATCGGCCGATGCCGACACCGCCGACACCGCCGACACCGCCGACACCGATGACGCGGTGCGCTGGGACCCCAACTCCGGCGAATCGGTCGAGGACCGCCTGCGCGACATCGTCTCCGAGTCCATGGGCTACGACGCCGCAGACCTGCCCGACGAGCTGCCGCTGATCGACCTCGGCCTGGACTCCCTGATGGGCATGCGCATCAAAAACCGTGTGGAAAACGACTTCCAGATCCCGCCGCTGCAGGTGCAAACGCTTCGCGACGCCTCCGTCGCCGACGTGATCCGCATCGTCGAAGACGCCGTCGCCGGCAAATCCGAGGAGCCGCAGCCGCTGGCGTACAACGACGAGTCACGCGACCCGGCCGCGGCCACCGAGAAGACCCAGGGCGTGGGCGTTGCCCCACGCGACGCTTCCGAGCGCATGGTCTTCGGCGCCTGGGCCAAGTACGCGGGTGCGGCGGCGGCTGGTGTGACGTCGGCGTTGCCGTCGATTAGCAAGGAGCAGGCGGGCGAGATCGCCGCCCACCTCACTGAGCGCTCCGGTATCGAGGTCACCGCGGACGACGTGCTGGGTGCTGAGACGCTCGAGCCGCTGGCGAACCTCGTGCGCGAGGGGCTGGAGACGCCGGTGGACGGCAACATCCGCGTCTTCCGCGACGGCACCGCCAATCCGGTGTTTGTCTTCCACCCGGCCGGCGGCTCGTCGTCGGTGTACGCGCCGCTCGCGCGCAGGCTCGGCGACGACGTGCCGGTCTACGGCGTGGAGCGCCTCGAGGGCTCCCTGGAGGAGCGCGCCGCCGAGTACGTCAAGGACATTGAGCGCATTGCCGACGGGCGCAAGGTTGTCCTAGCCGGCTGGTCGTTCGGCGGCGCGCTGGCCTACGAGGTCGCGCACCAGCTGGGCAACGACAAGATCGACTACATCGCGCTTCTGGACACCACCCAGCCGTCCGAGCCGATCCCGGACACGCTCGAGGAGACGAAGGCGCGCTGGGGCCGCTACGCCGCCTTTGCCAAGGAGACGTACGGTCTCGAGTTCGACGTGCCGTACGAGCTGCTGGAAACCGCTGGCGAAGACGCGCTTTTGCAAATGCTCACCGAGTTTTTGGCCACCACCGACGCCTCCGAGCACGGCCTGGCCGCCGGCGTGCTCGAGCACCAGCGGGCGTCGTTCGTGGACAACCAGATCCTCAACCACCTGGACTTCAGCCGCTGGGCGGATGTGAAGGTGCCGGTGCTACTGTTCCGCTCCGAGCGCATGCACGACGGTGCGATCCAGCTCGAGCCGAACTACGCGCACATCGATGAGGACGGCGGCTGGGGCGCTATCGTGGACGACCTGACTATCGTCCACCTACCCGGCGACCACCTCGCGGTGGTGGACGAGCCGGCGGTGGGGATCGTCGGCAAGCATATGAACGCATGGATTGAGGGGAAGCGATGA
- a CDS encoding alpha/beta hydrolase-fold protein has translation MRDNRTTPTRLAAAVLPAALALTLAPVAVSPANAQSSLPGDLSSQMSSNRGISDGLRPHDPPKRTPIEVETTPQIPGLPEGVKVDRIEWITNRRVAVFINSPSMPDHPIQVQILLARDWHSNPTAKFPEVWALDGLRARDDENGWTIETNIEQFYADKNVNVILPVGGESSFYSDWQRENNGKHYKWETFLTKELVPVLDNEFRSNGSRAVVGLSMGGTAAVNLAERNPHLFKFVGSFSGYLDTTTTGMPTAIKAAQMDAGGYNAEAMWGPLGSQDWIDHDPKLGIENLKDMTVYVSAGSGRDDFGNPESVAKGQANPAGIGLEVLSRLSTQTFVDYASRTAVKPIVRFRPSGVHSWEYWQFEMAQAWPYIANALEVPEADRGSKCTPVGAIAEATKSGTIGSCVNDEYDAGKDTKGKAQDFRGGTAYWSPDTGAHALFGAILAKYNALGGPAGWLGFPVTGETPAPDGVGRFVHFQHGSVYWTPETGAYAIPGDMFAAWGKNGYEGGDLKYPVAEANQVGQGYVQKFQGGFLTRNPDGTHFIVHGAIAEKYGEIGTATSELGYPTGNEIAVKGGFFQPFEHGNIYWSAATGAHTILTGDIFDEWGKRGYEQGELGWPVKDMEKIPAGGLTIDFQNGTIQQVNGRVDVRKN, from the coding sequence ATGCGAGACAACCGAACCACCCCAACGCGGCTCGCCGCCGCGGTGCTGCCCGCCGCCCTTGCCCTCACGCTGGCACCCGTCGCTGTCAGCCCCGCCAACGCGCAGTCGAGCCTGCCGGGTGACTTGTCCTCGCAGATGTCTTCGAACCGCGGCATCTCCGACGGCCTGCGCCCGCACGACCCGCCGAAGCGCACCCCGATCGAGGTGGAGACCACCCCGCAGATCCCGGGGCTGCCCGAGGGCGTGAAGGTGGACCGCATCGAGTGGATCACCAACCGCCGCGTCGCCGTGTTTATCAACTCCCCGTCCATGCCGGACCACCCGATCCAGGTGCAGATCCTGCTGGCGCGCGACTGGCACTCCAACCCGACCGCGAAGTTCCCCGAGGTGTGGGCGCTCGACGGCCTGCGCGCGCGTGACGACGAAAACGGCTGGACCATCGAGACGAACATCGAGCAGTTCTACGCCGACAAGAACGTCAATGTGATCCTGCCGGTGGGCGGCGAGTCCTCCTTCTACTCCGACTGGCAGCGCGAGAACAACGGCAAGCACTACAAGTGGGAGACGTTCCTGACCAAGGAGCTCGTCCCGGTGCTGGACAACGAGTTCCGCTCCAATGGCTCCCGCGCCGTGGTGGGCCTGTCCATGGGCGGCACCGCCGCGGTCAACCTGGCTGAGCGCAACCCGCACCTGTTCAAGTTCGTCGGCTCCTTCTCCGGCTACCTGGACACCACCACCACCGGCATGCCCACCGCGATCAAGGCGGCGCAGATGGACGCCGGCGGCTACAACGCGGAAGCGATGTGGGGTCCGCTGGGCTCGCAGGACTGGATCGACCACGACCCGAAGCTGGGCATTGAGAACCTGAAGGACATGACGGTCTACGTCTCCGCAGGCTCCGGCCGCGACGACTTCGGCAACCCGGAGTCCGTAGCAAAGGGCCAGGCCAACCCGGCCGGCATCGGCCTGGAGGTGCTGTCCCGCCTGTCCACCCAGACGTTCGTGGACTACGCCTCGCGCACCGCGGTAAAGCCGATTGTGCGCTTCCGCCCGTCGGGTGTGCACTCTTGGGAGTACTGGCAGTTCGAGATGGCGCAGGCATGGCCGTACATCGCCAACGCGCTGGAGGTGCCGGAGGCGGACCGCGGCTCCAAGTGCACCCCGGTCGGCGCGATCGCCGAGGCCACCAAGTCCGGCACGATCGGCTCCTGCGTCAACGACGAGTACGACGCGGGCAAGGACACAAAGGGCAAGGCCCAGGACTTCCGCGGCGGCACCGCCTACTGGTCCCCAGACACTGGCGCGCACGCGCTGTTCGGCGCGATCTTGGCCAAGTACAACGCGCTCGGCGGCCCGGCGGGCTGGCTGGGCTTCCCGGTCACGGGCGAGACCCCGGCACCGGACGGTGTGGGCCGCTTTGTGCACTTCCAGCACGGTTCGGTGTACTGGACCCCGGAGACCGGCGCTTACGCCATCCCGGGCGACATGTTCGCTGCGTGGGGCAAGAACGGCTACGAGGGCGGCGACCTGAAGTACCCGGTGGCCGAGGCAAACCAGGTGGGTCAGGGCTACGTGCAGAAGTTCCAGGGCGGCTTCCTCACCCGCAACCCGGACGGCACGCACTTCATCGTTCACGGCGCGATCGCGGAGAAGTACGGCGAGATCGGCACCGCCACCTCTGAGCTGGGGTACCCGACCGGCAACGAGATTGCGGTCAAGGGCGGCTTCTTCCAGCCGTTCGAGCACGGCAATATCTACTGGTCCGCGGCCACCGGCGCGCACACCATCCTCACCGGCGACATCTTCGACGAGTGGGGCAAGCGCGGCTACGAGCAGGGTGAGCTGGGCTGGCCGGTCAAGGACATGGAGAAGATTCCGGCGGGCGGCCTGACGATCGACTTCCAGAACGGCACGATCCAGCAGGTCAACGGCCGTGTTGATGTAAGGAAGAACTAG
- a CDS encoding alpha/beta hydrolase: MNSKNSVRRKLTALLMALVTGLAAVIGAPQASAAHRDWLRPDSTGHCEWDRVGFWVQRCTVWSPAMNRHIPVQIQPAQRAGNAGLYMLDGLRATEITNAWVNDVNAAQMFKDNNITLVMPVGGQSSFYTDWNAPATYDFNHPVTYKWDTFLSKELPSYLQTHFGVSPTNNSILGLSMGGTAAINLAALHPNQFRQVLSFSGYLTTTVPGAQTALRAALLDGGMYNLNAMWGSSLNPRRFENDPFLNMGNLRGRDVYVSAGSGVPGPADEKYLPQHRASGIALENIASATTRAWSAKATVTGVKHTAVFTPTGLHNWDQFGGQLAATKPRILNVMNAW, encoded by the coding sequence ATGAACTCCAAAAATTCTGTGCGCCGTAAGCTCACCGCGCTGCTGATGGCCCTGGTCACCGGCCTGGCAGCCGTGATCGGCGCCCCGCAGGCGTCAGCGGCGCACCGTGACTGGCTGCGACCCGACTCCACCGGCCACTGCGAGTGGGACCGCGTCGGGTTCTGGGTGCAGCGCTGCACCGTCTGGTCCCCCGCGATGAACCGCCACATCCCCGTCCAGATCCAGCCCGCGCAGCGCGCCGGCAACGCTGGCCTGTACATGCTCGACGGCCTGCGCGCCACCGAGATCACCAACGCCTGGGTCAACGACGTCAACGCCGCCCAGATGTTCAAAGACAACAACATCACCCTGGTGATGCCGGTTGGCGGCCAGTCCTCCTTCTACACCGATTGGAACGCCCCGGCGACCTACGACTTCAACCACCCGGTGACCTACAAGTGGGACACCTTCCTGTCCAAGGAGCTGCCGTCCTACCTGCAGACGCACTTCGGCGTCTCGCCCACGAACAACTCCATCCTCGGCCTGTCCATGGGCGGCACCGCCGCGATCAACCTCGCCGCGCTGCACCCGAACCAGTTCCGTCAGGTGCTGTCCTTCTCGGGCTACCTCACCACCACCGTCCCGGGTGCGCAGACCGCGCTTCGCGCCGCGCTTCTCGACGGCGGCATGTACAACCTCAACGCCATGTGGGGCTCCTCGCTGAACCCGCGCCGCTTTGAAAACGACCCGTTTTTGAACATGGGCAACCTCCGCGGCCGCGACGTGTACGTCTCCGCAGGCTCCGGCGTGCCGGGCCCGGCCGACGAGAAGTACCTGCCGCAGCACCGCGCATCCGGCATCGCGCTGGAAAACATCGCGAGCGCCACCACCCGTGCATGGTCCGCGAAGGCCACCGTGACCGGCGTGAAGCACACCGCTGTGTTCACCCCGACCGGCCTGCACAACTGGGACCAGTTCGGCGGCCAGCTCGCGGCCACCAAGCCGCGCATCCTTAACGTGATGAACGCCTGGTAG
- a CDS encoding FadD32-like long-chain-fatty-acid--AMP ligase, which produces MDLQQLIAQFFDDKGQIALPEHFTLPRLSETIYQAHLATGGGDALNIRDWDYTSNPEGEAREFTRTQVNTRIKAVAARLAQVGEPGERVAIMAPNSAEYLFAFMGALYAGLVPVPLYDPNEPGHEAHLRAVLNDANVRLVVTNSAGAPAVRAYFADRPGAERPRILAADSLPDTLAESWQPIAPVEGEDTAGAICFLQYTSGSTRNPAGVMITNEALVTDVLQINEALRFEAPMRIPTWLPQHHDMGVIVAILGVVLGQALDIMSPRDFLQNPKRWVDKLSRRDDDPADVHIYTCIPNFALDLAARYAAPESPDQYDFSAVDCIIIGSESVTKPGVEAFIGAFGDSGLDRTVLRPSYGLAETTLLVSTDRTEDRPKFVEFDREALAQGKAVPAEDGVPMASNGQPVKWMHFAIVDIETKNELPEGEIGEIWVNGNNVAAGYLDRPEETEATFRNTIGTTLQDGLPKDNWCATGDLGTVLDDHLYITGRVKDLVVVAGRNHYPQDIEATAMEATDHVRKDSVAAFAVPGDDVERLIILAERADGATEDGDAAAEDAIRSAITTNHGISPEVVEFRAPGGVARSTAGKIARRVNAKQFTEREHAAAE; this is translated from the coding sequence ATGGATCTTCAGCAGCTCATCGCGCAGTTTTTCGACGACAAAGGCCAAATCGCGCTCCCAGAGCACTTCACCCTCCCACGCCTGAGCGAGACCATCTACCAGGCCCACCTCGCCACCGGCGGCGGTGACGCGTTGAACATCCGCGACTGGGACTACACCTCCAACCCGGAGGGTGAGGCCCGCGAGTTCACCCGCACCCAGGTCAACACCCGCATCAAAGCCGTCGCCGCGCGTCTCGCGCAGGTGGGCGAGCCGGGGGAGCGCGTGGCGATCATGGCTCCGAACTCCGCCGAATACCTCTTCGCGTTCATGGGCGCGCTGTACGCCGGACTGGTGCCGGTGCCGCTGTACGACCCGAACGAGCCCGGCCATGAGGCCCACCTGCGCGCCGTGCTTAACGACGCCAACGTGCGGCTCGTGGTGACCAACTCCGCCGGCGCCCCGGCCGTGCGCGCCTACTTCGCCGACCGGCCGGGTGCCGAGCGCCCCCGCATCCTCGCCGCGGACTCCCTGCCGGACACGCTCGCGGAGTCTTGGCAGCCCATCGCCCCGGTCGAGGGCGAGGACACCGCCGGCGCCATCTGCTTTTTGCAGTACACCTCCGGCTCCACCCGCAACCCTGCCGGCGTGATGATCACCAACGAAGCGCTGGTCACCGACGTGCTCCAGATCAACGAGGCGCTGCGGTTCGAAGCCCCGATGCGCATCCCCACGTGGCTGCCGCAGCACCACGACATGGGTGTCATCGTCGCCATTCTCGGCGTCGTGCTCGGCCAGGCGCTGGATATTATGAGCCCGCGCGACTTTCTGCAGAACCCGAAGCGCTGGGTAGACAAGCTTTCGAGGCGTGACGACGATCCGGCCGACGTCCACATCTACACCTGCATCCCCAACTTCGCGCTCGACCTCGCGGCGCGCTACGCGGCGCCGGAGTCGCCCGACCAGTACGACTTCTCCGCCGTGGACTGCATCATCATCGGCTCCGAATCCGTGACAAAGCCGGGCGTGGAAGCCTTCATCGGCGCGTTCGGCGACTCTGGCCTGGACCGTACTGTGCTGCGCCCCTCCTACGGCCTGGCGGAGACCACCCTGCTGGTGTCGACCGACCGCACCGAGGACCGTCCGAAGTTCGTGGAGTTCGACCGCGAAGCGCTGGCGCAGGGCAAGGCGGTGCCCGCCGAAGACGGCGTGCCCATGGCGTCCAACGGCCAGCCGGTGAAGTGGATGCACTTCGCCATCGTGGACATCGAAACCAAAAACGAACTGCCGGAAGGCGAGATCGGCGAGATCTGGGTCAACGGCAACAACGTCGCCGCCGGCTACCTCGACCGCCCGGAGGAAACCGAGGCGACCTTCCGCAACACCATCGGAACCACCCTCCAGGACGGCCTGCCCAAGGACAACTGGTGCGCCACCGGCGACCTGGGCACCGTGCTGGATGACCACCTTTACATCACCGGCCGTGTGAAAGACCTCGTCGTCGTGGCGGGCCGCAACCACTACCCGCAGGACATCGAGGCCACCGCGATGGAGGCCACCGACCACGTGCGCAAGGACTCCGTCGCCGCGTTCGCCGTGCCGGGCGACGACGTGGAGCGCCTGATCATCCTCGCTGAGCGTGCAGACGGCGCCACCGAGGACGGCGATGCCGCCGCCGAGGACGCCATCCGCTCCGCCATCACCACCAACCACGGCATCTCGCCAGAGGTCGTGGAGTTCCGTGCGCCGGGCGGGGTGGCCCGCTCCACCGCAGGCAAGATCGCCCGCCGCGTCAACGCGAAGCAGTTCACCGAACGCGAACACGCTGCAGCAGAGTAA